Proteins from one Ahaetulla prasina isolate Xishuangbanna chromosome 2, ASM2864084v1, whole genome shotgun sequence genomic window:
- the LST1 gene encoding leukocyte-specific transcript 1 protein: MSSILGNICLDECLIPAWAVLLTAIVAFLMLLAIVILSICLCRVYKRVKKLKLSRSASENTYEADVHYAELQNLPASGRGQCDGGTNPDAQNSDYATVAVMKDDAREEDFSSHQQREDSGIEDGVREEQVSVEPESASCDLE, from the exons AATGTCTTATTCCAGCCTGGGCAGTGCTTTTAACAGCTATTGTTGCCTTCTTGATGCTGCTGGCAATTGTGATCCTCTCCATATGTCTTTGCCGGGTCTATAAAAGAG TGAAGAAGCTAAAACTGTCACGG AGTGCGTCAGAAAACACCTATGAAGCCGATGTGCATTACGCCGAATTACAGAACCTCCCGGCTTCCGGCAGGGGCCAATGTGATGGCGGAACCAACCCAGATGCTCAGAACAGTGACTATGCTACGGTGGCCGTGATGAAAGACGATGCCAGGGAGGAAGATTTTAGCAGTCACCAGCAAAGAGAGGACAGTGGGATAGAGGATGGGGTGAGGGAGGAGCAGGTATCCGTAGAACCAGAGTCAGCTTCATGTGACTTGGAATAA